In one window of Coleofasciculaceae cyanobacterium DNA:
- a CDS encoding acylase, whose translation MTIGQTNLLSKNNTEILWDNYGVPHVYGIDNQSTFQAFGWAQMHSHGNLILRLYGQARGRAAEYWGEDYLESDRWVVTMGIPQRATTWYKQQNATFRSYLDAFAAGINIYAQEHPELIDDEVKVVLPVTGEDVLAHVQRVLNFTFVVDPETVTNLGQEQKHFKGSNGWAIAPSHSASGNAMLLANPHLPWSDLFLWYEAQITAPGMDAYGATLVGIPVLAIAFNNNLGWTHTVNTFDGWDLYELTRSGKGYLFDGQVRDFEQKTAEIKVKQQDGTLQSEQLVIQSSIHGAVIKQEPGKALALRVVGLDRPGVLEQWWDMAKANNFKQFETALKRLQLPMFTVMYADREGHIMHLFNGQVPIRDRGDFEYWSGIIPGDTSDTLWTKIHPYQDLPRIVDPTSGWLQNANDPPWTTTFPSAIAPEDYPPYIAPQEMNLRSQRSTRMLAEDDKISLAEMIADKHSTRMEIADRLLDDLLPALRQEASPLAVKVADILEKWDRQTNADSQGAVLFAAWLEETDFDTLFSQPWQKNSPLTTPDGLANPQQAVATLLAVATKIEQDYGAIDVPWGEVFRLNYGNVNLPANGGPGYLGIFRVVNFMPMEDSKHFQAFDGDSFVAAIEFSQPVKAMALTTYGNATQPNSTNSDEQLKLFTQKQLRPIWRSRQEVEAHSLNIEH comes from the coding sequence TTGACGATCGGACAAACCAATTTACTGAGTAAGAACAATACCGAGATTCTTTGGGATAATTACGGCGTGCCTCATGTTTATGGGATTGATAATCAAAGTACCTTTCAAGCCTTCGGTTGGGCGCAAATGCACAGCCACGGCAACTTAATTCTACGTCTTTATGGTCAAGCTAGAGGCAGGGCTGCCGAATATTGGGGAGAAGACTATTTAGAGTCCGATCGATGGGTTGTCACCATGGGTATTCCCCAACGGGCAACAACTTGGTACAAGCAACAAAATGCTACTTTTCGCAGCTATTTAGATGCCTTTGCTGCTGGAATTAATATTTATGCCCAGGAACATCCCGAATTAATTGACGATGAAGTGAAAGTAGTCTTACCAGTAACGGGAGAAGATGTTCTCGCCCACGTTCAACGAGTACTTAATTTTACCTTTGTCGTAGACCCAGAAACCGTTACAAATCTTGGTCAAGAACAGAAGCATTTTAAAGGTTCTAACGGTTGGGCGATCGCGCCTTCTCATTCGGCTAGTGGCAATGCCATGCTACTGGCTAACCCTCATTTGCCTTGGTCAGATTTATTTCTCTGGTATGAAGCACAAATTACCGCACCTGGTATGGATGCCTATGGCGCAACTTTGGTAGGTATTCCCGTTTTGGCGATCGCTTTTAATAATAATCTTGGTTGGACTCATACCGTCAATACTTTCGATGGTTGGGATCTTTATGAATTAACGCGATCGGGCAAGGGATATCTATTTGATGGTCAAGTGCGAGATTTTGAACAGAAAACCGCTGAAATTAAAGTCAAACAACAAGATGGCACATTACAATCAGAACAACTTGTTATACAAAGCTCTATTCATGGTGCGGTAATCAAGCAAGAACCAGGAAAAGCTCTAGCTTTAAGAGTTGTCGGTTTAGATCGTCCTGGAGTATTAGAGCAATGGTGGGATATGGCAAAAGCTAATAACTTTAAGCAGTTTGAAACAGCACTTAAACGTCTACAGCTGCCCATGTTTACTGTCATGTATGCCGATCGCGAGGGGCATATTATGCACCTATTTAACGGTCAAGTTCCTATTCGCGATCGAGGAGATTTTGAATATTGGTCAGGTATTATTCCGGGTGATACCTCAGATACTTTGTGGACTAAAATCCATCCCTATCAAGATTTACCTCGTATTGTCGATCCGACCAGCGGTTGGCTACAAAATGCTAACGATCCTCCCTGGACAACTACTTTTCCCAGTGCTATTGCACCTGAAGATTATCCTCCTTACATAGCACCCCAAGAAATGAATTTGCGATCGCAGCGTTCGACTCGTATGTTAGCAGAAGATGATAAAATTTCTCTGGCAGAAATGATTGCCGATAAACATTCAACTCGCATGGAAATTGCGGATCGTCTCCTCGACGATTTACTCCCTGCATTACGTCAAGAAGCTAGTCCATTGGCTGTAAAAGTAGCCGATATACTGGAAAAATGGGATCGGCAAACTAATGCCGATAGTCAAGGGGCAGTATTATTCGCTGCTTGGTTAGAAGAAACTGACTTTGATACCTTGTTCAGTCAACCTTGGCAAAAAAACTCTCCTCTTACTACCCCCGATGGTTTAGCCAATCCTCAGCAAGCAGTAGCAACACTCTTAGCTGTAGCCACCAAGATCGAACAAGACTATGGCGCAATAGATGTTCCCTGGGGTGAAGTGTTTCGGCTTAACTACGGTAATGTAAATTTACCCGCTAATGGTGGCCCAGGGTACTTAGGTATTTTTCGAGTAGTTAATTTTATGCCGATGGAAGACTCCAAACATTTTCAAGCCTTTGATGGAGATTCTTTCGTCGCTGCC